A single window of Cataglyphis hispanica isolate Lineage 1 chromosome 2, ULB_Chis1_1.0, whole genome shotgun sequence DNA harbors:
- the LOC126855965 gene encoding protein retinal degeneration B isoform X2, protein MLIKEYRIPLPLTVEEYRIAQLYMIAKKSREESKGAGSGVEIIENVPYSNGPGGDGQYTHKIYHVGSHLPGWFKSLLPKSALIAKEEAWNAYPYTKTRYTCPFVEKFSVEIETYYFPDNGHQENVFNLSGSDYRNRIVDVIDIVKDQPYGADYVKEEDPKLYVSEKTGRGPLEDTWLEDYWADVEGKQQPTPSGKSLMCAYKLCRVEFRYWGMQTKLEKFIHDVALRKTMVRAHRQAWAWQDEWNGLTMEDIREIERQTQLALQRKMGLGESTDDELEENENRETRTTAMATTTMTTTPTTPATPMTVNASMTSPDSDVAKTLAATLGSIEKEEAQSPLSIRKPSDIPIINTAASSENEISPEDSPSPSELHCRTTTSDAKKEWRKNNVHSPNSNKNFDIQIANWRMESIVRESESGSDDEFFDCQAGFIIPVIRKEDFEDSSSLAKWSSLDLLAEGEDTTVRTPPTASEQEDTIFSPSYLQRVASERNSKRLQIRTSASIDVSCPTSPQHSPTHQPCKITVLIIVVHGGSVLDANADLTAKKSDITTFRGAFESVMRQHYPSMVGHVSIKFVACPSICTEGLGILSSLSPYSFDVSPSCMDAPQVTHDTIPIGAIPLLASSSSDYQDAVSRIVMAANQVYHDFIKSEEGRGFSGQICFVGDSVGSILTYDALTRATQHSRHSSENSILESGSGQQSNDNGGNVEDAKHLSAPSPRRRSSGTSDNPHHNKLDFEIGDFFTFGSPLALVLAYRKTASAERNSFIPRPLVNQVYNLFHPTDPVAARLEPLISARFSLIPPVNIARYQKYPLGNGQPYHLLETIQTNPQLFADGLNIPNIQMHLRRLSDISLQSTMSGIIDNVPLQAVSALTQKWWGTKRLDYALYCPEGLANFPTNALPHLFHASYWESSDVIAFILRQLGRFDLSLLGNEEKDLTNFRPGQPREKWNKKRTSVKLKNVAANHRANDVIVREGAPQILVARFMYSPIDMITLTGEKVDIHIMKDPPAGEWAYLSTEITDKNGRIIYKIPEDKMLGYGLYPVKMVVRGDHTSVDFFLAVIPPKTECVVFSIDGSFAASRSVSGKDPKVWAGAVDVVRHWQELGYLIIYITARPDMQQQTVVSWLSQHNFPHGLVSFADGLSRDPLAHKAAYLNKLVKEHGMIIHQAYGSEKDISVYTAINLKPSQIFVIGKASKKHQALATILYDGYAAHLSMLQAHGGSRPAQGNARMVIPRGQFGLPGQNTSLRRRSSFRTAKRAISQPPLGKAPFPLERSTSVGPGSSSIHRSAATEKL, encoded by the exons ATGTTGATCAAGGAGTATCGCATACCGCTACCTCTTACGGTAGAGGAATATCGAATCGCTCAGCTGTACATGATAGCG AAAAAATCGCGGGAGGAGAGCAAAGGTGCTGGCAGTGGAGTGGAGATAATCGAGAACGTGCCGTATAGCAATGGTCCAGGCGGTGACGGCCAATACACGCACAAGATCTATCACGTGGGTAGTCATCTGCCGGGCTGGTTCAAGAGCCTGCTACCCAAATCGGCGCTCATCGCCAAGGAAGAAGCATGGAACGCCTATCCATATACCAAGACTCGTTACACGTGTCCGTTCGTGGAGAAGTTCTCCGTCGAGATAGAGACCTATTACTTCCCCGACAATGGTCATCAGGAAAATGTTTTCAATCTTAGCGGCAGTGATTACAGGAACAGAATCGTAG ATGTGATCGACATCGTCAAGGATCAGCCTTACGGGGCCGATTATGTGAAGGAAGAGGATCCTAAATTGTATGTGTCAGAAAAGACAGGAAGAGGCCCCCTGGAGGACACATGGCTGGAGGATTATTGGGCCGATGTGGAA GGAAAGCAACAGCCAACGCCATCGGGCAAGTCACTAATGTGCGCGTACAAGCTATGCCGAGTAGAGTTCCGTTATTGGGGCATGCAAACGAAATTAGAAAAGTTCATACACGACGTAG CTCTGCGGAAGACGATGGTGCGGGCGCACAGACAGGCCTGGGCCTGGCAGGACGAGTGGAACGGTTTGACGATGGAGGATATCAGGGAAATCGAACGGCAGACGCAACTGGCGTTGCAGCGCAAGATGGGGCTCGGCGAATCCACGGATGATGAACTCGAGGAGAACGAGAATCGGGAAACGAGGACGACGGCAATGGCGACAACGACTATGACGACGACGCCGACGACACCGGCGACTCCGATGACGGTAAACGCCTCGATGACGTCGCCGGATTCAGATGTCGCTAAGACATTGGCGGCCACTTTGGGCAGTATTGAAAAGGAAGAGGCGCAAAGTCCGTTGTCCATCAGGAAACCATCTGACATTCCAATCATTAACACGGCAGCCAGTTCTGAAAACGAAATCAGTCCCGAAGACTCGCCGTCGCCG agcGAGCTACATTGCAGAACCACGACCAGCGATGCGAAAAAGGAATGGAGAAAGAACAACGTGCACTCGCCTAACTCCAACAAGAACTTTGACATTCAGATCGCGAACTGGAGAATGGAAAGCATCGTCAGGGAATCCGAATCTGGTAGCGACGACGAGTTCTTCGACTGTCAAG CTGGGTTCATTATACCTGTTATACGCAAAG AGGACTTTGAAGATAGCTCTTCATTAGCTAAATGGAGTTCTTTGGATCTTCTAGCAGAAGGGGAGGACACAACTGTACGGACACCACCTACTGCAAGCGAGCAAG AAGACACAATATTTTCACCTTCATATCTGCAGCGCGTCGCCAGCGAGAGAAATAGTAAGAGATTGCAGATTCGCACGTCGGCCAGTATTGACGTGTCATGTCCAACATCTCCTCAGCATTCTCCTACGCATCAACCGTGCAAAATTACCGTTCTAATCATTGTAGTGCATGGTGGCAGTGTTTTAG ACGCGAATGCCGATCTAACCGCGAAAAAGTCAGACATAACAACATTTCGTGGAGCTTTCGAATCCGTGATGAGGCAGCATTATCCTAGCATGGTCGGACATGTATCCATTAAATTTGTCGCTTGCCCTTCCATTTGTACCGAAGGTCTTGGAATTTTATCAAG TCTGAGTCCGTACAGCTTCGACGTGTCGCCTTCGTGCATGGATGCGCCGCAAGTTACACACGATACCATCCCGATCGGCGCGATTCCTTTGCTGGCGAGCTCGAGTTCCGACTATCAGGACGCGGTGTCGCGCATTGTGATGGCTGCCAATCAGGTATATCACGATTTCATCAAGAGCGAGGAGGGTAGAGGCTTCTCCGGGCAGATCTGCTTCGTGGGTGATTCGGTAGGCTCTATTTTGACCTACGACGCTCTGACCAGAGCGACGCAGCACTCGAGGCACAGTAGTGAGAACAGCATCCTGGAGAGTGGTAGCGGCCAGCAGAGTAATGATAATGGCGGTAATGTCGAAGATGCCAAGCATCTATCCGCGCCATCCCCTAGAAGAAGGTCTTCCGGTACGAG CGACAACCCTCACCATAACAAATTGGACTTCGAAATAGGTGACTTCTTTACGTTTGGCAGTCCGCTCGCGCTAGTTCTCGCCTACAGGAAGACCGCGTCCGCTGAAAGGAACAGCTTCATACCCAGGCCGTTGGTTAATCAGGTGTACAATCTGTTTCATCCCACGGATCCCGTGGCCGCGAGATTGGAACCTTTAATTTCGGCAAGATTTTCGCTGATCCCGCCAGTCAATATCGCtcgatatcaaaaatatccgCTTGGCAACGGTCAGCCTTATCACTTGC TGGAGACTATCCAGACAAATCCGCAGCTGTTTGCTGACGGCCTCAACATTCCTAATATTCAAATGCATTTAAGAAGACTATCCGATATATCGCTTCAAAGTACAATGTCAGGCATTATCGATAATGTTCCTTTACAAGCGGTGTCTGctt TGACACAAAAATGGTGGGGGACAAAGAGACTAGATTACGCGCTCTATTGTCCAGAGGGTCTTGCTAATTTTCCTACAAATGCCTTGCCGCATCTCTTCCACGCCAGTTATTGGGAATCTTCGGATGTAATCGCGTTTATTCTGAGGCAATTGGGCAGATTCGATTTGTCACTGCTCGGTAACGAGGAAAAGGATCTCACTAACTTCCGTCCAGGTCAACCCAGAgagaaatggaataaaaagCGTACCTCTGTTAAACTAAAG AATGTTGCTGCCAATCACAGAGCGAATGATGTCATTGTAAGAGAAGGTGCACCACAAATATTAGTCGCTAGGTTTATGTACAGTCCTATTGATATGATAACTTTAACag gTGAAAAAGTGGATATTCACATTATGAAAGACCCACCGGCAGGTGAGTGGGCATATCTTTCCACCGAGATAACTGACAAAAATGGtaggataatttataaaataccaGAGGACAAAATGCTAGGCTATGGACTCTATCCAGTGAAGATGGTTGTaag GGGAGATCACACATCTGTAGATTTTTTCCTTGCTGTAATACCGCCGAAAACCGAATGCGTAGTTTTCAGCATAGACGGCTCTTTCGCCGCCAGCAGATCGGTGAGCGGCAAAGATCCGAAAGTCTGGGCCGGTGCCGTCGATGTTGTAAG ACATTGGCAGGAACTAGGTTACCTTATCATTTACATTACTGCGAGACCTGACATGCAACAACAGACGGTGGTTTCTTGGCTATCGCAGCATAATTTTCCTCACGGTCTCGTCTCGTTCGCCGACGGCCTGTCCAGAGATCCGCTCGCCCACAAAGCCGCCTACTTGAATAAGCTTGTAAAG GAGCACGGAATGATAATTCATCAGGCGTACGGCAGCGAGAAGGATATTAGCGTGTATACGGCGATAAACCTCAAACCGAGCCAGATCTTCGTCATCGGTAAAGCATCCAAAAAACATCAGGCCCTGGCGACAATATTGTACGATGGTTATGCCGCCCATCTGAGCATGCTGCAAGCGCATGGGGGTTCACGTCCCGCTCAGGGCAACGCGCGTATGGTGATCCCTAGGGGTCAGTTCGGCTTGCCGGGACAAAATACTTCCTTACGTCGACGGAG CTCTTTTAGGACAGCGAAGCGTGCGATCTCACAGCCACCCTTGGGCAAAGCGCCCTTCCCGTTGGAACGATCCACGAGCGTGGGTCCAGGATCGAGCAGCATTCACCGATCGGCGGCGACTGAGAAGCTCTGA
- the LOC126855965 gene encoding protein retinal degeneration B isoform X1, protein MLIKEYRIPLPLTVEEYRIAQLYMIAKKSREESKGAGSGVEIIENVPYSNGPGGDGQYTHKIYHVGSHLPGWFKSLLPKSALIAKEEAWNAYPYTKTRYTCPFVEKFSVEIETYYFPDNGHQENVFNLSGSDYRNRIVDVIDIVKDQPYGADYVKEEDPKLYVSEKTGRGPLEDTWLEDYWADVEGKQQPTPSGKSLMCAYKLCRVEFRYWGMQTKLEKFIHDVALRKTMVRAHRQAWAWQDEWNGLTMEDIREIERQTQLALQRKMGLGESTDDELEENENRETRTTAMATTTMTTTPTTPATPMTVNASMTSPDSDVAKTLAATLGSIEKEEAQSPLSIRKPSDIPIINTAASSENEISPEDSPSPVDLNEIKTTTSDAKKEWRKNNVHSPNSNKNFDIQIANWRMESIVRESESGSDDEFFDCQAGFIIPVIRKEDFEDSSSLAKWSSLDLLAEGEDTTVRTPPTASEQEDTIFSPSYLQRVASERNSKRLQIRTSASIDVSCPTSPQHSPTHQPCKITVLIIVVHGGSVLDANADLTAKKSDITTFRGAFESVMRQHYPSMVGHVSIKFVACPSICTEGLGILSSLSPYSFDVSPSCMDAPQVTHDTIPIGAIPLLASSSSDYQDAVSRIVMAANQVYHDFIKSEEGRGFSGQICFVGDSVGSILTYDALTRATQHSRHSSENSILESGSGQQSNDNGGNVEDAKHLSAPSPRRRSSGTSDNPHHNKLDFEIGDFFTFGSPLALVLAYRKTASAERNSFIPRPLVNQVYNLFHPTDPVAARLEPLISARFSLIPPVNIARYQKYPLGNGQPYHLLETIQTNPQLFADGLNIPNIQMHLRRLSDISLQSTMSGIIDNVPLQAVSALTQKWWGTKRLDYALYCPEGLANFPTNALPHLFHASYWESSDVIAFILRQLGRFDLSLLGNEEKDLTNFRPGQPREKWNKKRTSVKLKNVAANHRANDVIVREGAPQILVARFMYSPIDMITLTGEKVDIHIMKDPPAGEWAYLSTEITDKNGRIIYKIPEDKMLGYGLYPVKMVVRGDHTSVDFFLAVIPPKTECVVFSIDGSFAASRSVSGKDPKVWAGAVDVVRHWQELGYLIIYITARPDMQQQTVVSWLSQHNFPHGLVSFADGLSRDPLAHKAAYLNKLVKEHGMIIHQAYGSEKDISVYTAINLKPSQIFVIGKASKKHQALATILYDGYAAHLSMLQAHGGSRPAQGNARMVIPRGQFGLPGQNTSLRRRSSFRTAKRAISQPPLGKAPFPLERSTSVGPGSSSIHRSAATEKL, encoded by the exons ATGTTGATCAAGGAGTATCGCATACCGCTACCTCTTACGGTAGAGGAATATCGAATCGCTCAGCTGTACATGATAGCG AAAAAATCGCGGGAGGAGAGCAAAGGTGCTGGCAGTGGAGTGGAGATAATCGAGAACGTGCCGTATAGCAATGGTCCAGGCGGTGACGGCCAATACACGCACAAGATCTATCACGTGGGTAGTCATCTGCCGGGCTGGTTCAAGAGCCTGCTACCCAAATCGGCGCTCATCGCCAAGGAAGAAGCATGGAACGCCTATCCATATACCAAGACTCGTTACACGTGTCCGTTCGTGGAGAAGTTCTCCGTCGAGATAGAGACCTATTACTTCCCCGACAATGGTCATCAGGAAAATGTTTTCAATCTTAGCGGCAGTGATTACAGGAACAGAATCGTAG ATGTGATCGACATCGTCAAGGATCAGCCTTACGGGGCCGATTATGTGAAGGAAGAGGATCCTAAATTGTATGTGTCAGAAAAGACAGGAAGAGGCCCCCTGGAGGACACATGGCTGGAGGATTATTGGGCCGATGTGGAA GGAAAGCAACAGCCAACGCCATCGGGCAAGTCACTAATGTGCGCGTACAAGCTATGCCGAGTAGAGTTCCGTTATTGGGGCATGCAAACGAAATTAGAAAAGTTCATACACGACGTAG CTCTGCGGAAGACGATGGTGCGGGCGCACAGACAGGCCTGGGCCTGGCAGGACGAGTGGAACGGTTTGACGATGGAGGATATCAGGGAAATCGAACGGCAGACGCAACTGGCGTTGCAGCGCAAGATGGGGCTCGGCGAATCCACGGATGATGAACTCGAGGAGAACGAGAATCGGGAAACGAGGACGACGGCAATGGCGACAACGACTATGACGACGACGCCGACGACACCGGCGACTCCGATGACGGTAAACGCCTCGATGACGTCGCCGGATTCAGATGTCGCTAAGACATTGGCGGCCACTTTGGGCAGTATTGAAAAGGAAGAGGCGCAAAGTCCGTTGTCCATCAGGAAACCATCTGACATTCCAATCATTAACACGGCAGCCAGTTCTGAAAACGAAATCAGTCCCGAAGACTCGCCGTCGCCGGTCGATCTCAACGAAATCAA AACCACGACCAGCGATGCGAAAAAGGAATGGAGAAAGAACAACGTGCACTCGCCTAACTCCAACAAGAACTTTGACATTCAGATCGCGAACTGGAGAATGGAAAGCATCGTCAGGGAATCCGAATCTGGTAGCGACGACGAGTTCTTCGACTGTCAAG CTGGGTTCATTATACCTGTTATACGCAAAG AGGACTTTGAAGATAGCTCTTCATTAGCTAAATGGAGTTCTTTGGATCTTCTAGCAGAAGGGGAGGACACAACTGTACGGACACCACCTACTGCAAGCGAGCAAG AAGACACAATATTTTCACCTTCATATCTGCAGCGCGTCGCCAGCGAGAGAAATAGTAAGAGATTGCAGATTCGCACGTCGGCCAGTATTGACGTGTCATGTCCAACATCTCCTCAGCATTCTCCTACGCATCAACCGTGCAAAATTACCGTTCTAATCATTGTAGTGCATGGTGGCAGTGTTTTAG ACGCGAATGCCGATCTAACCGCGAAAAAGTCAGACATAACAACATTTCGTGGAGCTTTCGAATCCGTGATGAGGCAGCATTATCCTAGCATGGTCGGACATGTATCCATTAAATTTGTCGCTTGCCCTTCCATTTGTACCGAAGGTCTTGGAATTTTATCAAG TCTGAGTCCGTACAGCTTCGACGTGTCGCCTTCGTGCATGGATGCGCCGCAAGTTACACACGATACCATCCCGATCGGCGCGATTCCTTTGCTGGCGAGCTCGAGTTCCGACTATCAGGACGCGGTGTCGCGCATTGTGATGGCTGCCAATCAGGTATATCACGATTTCATCAAGAGCGAGGAGGGTAGAGGCTTCTCCGGGCAGATCTGCTTCGTGGGTGATTCGGTAGGCTCTATTTTGACCTACGACGCTCTGACCAGAGCGACGCAGCACTCGAGGCACAGTAGTGAGAACAGCATCCTGGAGAGTGGTAGCGGCCAGCAGAGTAATGATAATGGCGGTAATGTCGAAGATGCCAAGCATCTATCCGCGCCATCCCCTAGAAGAAGGTCTTCCGGTACGAG CGACAACCCTCACCATAACAAATTGGACTTCGAAATAGGTGACTTCTTTACGTTTGGCAGTCCGCTCGCGCTAGTTCTCGCCTACAGGAAGACCGCGTCCGCTGAAAGGAACAGCTTCATACCCAGGCCGTTGGTTAATCAGGTGTACAATCTGTTTCATCCCACGGATCCCGTGGCCGCGAGATTGGAACCTTTAATTTCGGCAAGATTTTCGCTGATCCCGCCAGTCAATATCGCtcgatatcaaaaatatccgCTTGGCAACGGTCAGCCTTATCACTTGC TGGAGACTATCCAGACAAATCCGCAGCTGTTTGCTGACGGCCTCAACATTCCTAATATTCAAATGCATTTAAGAAGACTATCCGATATATCGCTTCAAAGTACAATGTCAGGCATTATCGATAATGTTCCTTTACAAGCGGTGTCTGctt TGACACAAAAATGGTGGGGGACAAAGAGACTAGATTACGCGCTCTATTGTCCAGAGGGTCTTGCTAATTTTCCTACAAATGCCTTGCCGCATCTCTTCCACGCCAGTTATTGGGAATCTTCGGATGTAATCGCGTTTATTCTGAGGCAATTGGGCAGATTCGATTTGTCACTGCTCGGTAACGAGGAAAAGGATCTCACTAACTTCCGTCCAGGTCAACCCAGAgagaaatggaataaaaagCGTACCTCTGTTAAACTAAAG AATGTTGCTGCCAATCACAGAGCGAATGATGTCATTGTAAGAGAAGGTGCACCACAAATATTAGTCGCTAGGTTTATGTACAGTCCTATTGATATGATAACTTTAACag gTGAAAAAGTGGATATTCACATTATGAAAGACCCACCGGCAGGTGAGTGGGCATATCTTTCCACCGAGATAACTGACAAAAATGGtaggataatttataaaataccaGAGGACAAAATGCTAGGCTATGGACTCTATCCAGTGAAGATGGTTGTaag GGGAGATCACACATCTGTAGATTTTTTCCTTGCTGTAATACCGCCGAAAACCGAATGCGTAGTTTTCAGCATAGACGGCTCTTTCGCCGCCAGCAGATCGGTGAGCGGCAAAGATCCGAAAGTCTGGGCCGGTGCCGTCGATGTTGTAAG ACATTGGCAGGAACTAGGTTACCTTATCATTTACATTACTGCGAGACCTGACATGCAACAACAGACGGTGGTTTCTTGGCTATCGCAGCATAATTTTCCTCACGGTCTCGTCTCGTTCGCCGACGGCCTGTCCAGAGATCCGCTCGCCCACAAAGCCGCCTACTTGAATAAGCTTGTAAAG GAGCACGGAATGATAATTCATCAGGCGTACGGCAGCGAGAAGGATATTAGCGTGTATACGGCGATAAACCTCAAACCGAGCCAGATCTTCGTCATCGGTAAAGCATCCAAAAAACATCAGGCCCTGGCGACAATATTGTACGATGGTTATGCCGCCCATCTGAGCATGCTGCAAGCGCATGGGGGTTCACGTCCCGCTCAGGGCAACGCGCGTATGGTGATCCCTAGGGGTCAGTTCGGCTTGCCGGGACAAAATACTTCCTTACGTCGACGGAG CTCTTTTAGGACAGCGAAGCGTGCGATCTCACAGCCACCCTTGGGCAAAGCGCCCTTCCCGTTGGAACGATCCACGAGCGTGGGTCCAGGATCGAGCAGCATTCACCGATCGGCGGCGACTGAGAAGCTCTGA